The following coding sequences are from one Methanococcoides orientis window:
- the dph2 gene encoding diphthamide biosynthesis enzyme Dph2 has translation MSSSEPFDFQIEHIIDIIRDVQPAIIGLQFPEGFKRRAPAIASQISEATGVDILISANPCYGACDLDVAILDNVDLLFHFGHAQLDDNKYSEKVIFIETRSDTDVTEVVRKAVPELTGKRVGVLTTVQHIQKLPDVCDILESEGKECLIGRGDSKIAYAGQVLGCNFSVADGLDCDEFLYIGTGQFHPLGVSLATGKRVLIADPFSNEVREVDPRKILKQRSAVIANSLDAETFGILVSTKPGQDRMPLARQLKELAEKKGKTAYILTMDLITPDQMLQFKVDAFVSTACPRLAIDEVGRFSAPMLTPQEFEIVVGEREWENMAFDEIRGE, from the coding sequence GTGAGCAGCAGTGAGCCCTTCGACTTTCAGATCGAACATATTATTGATATTATAAGGGATGTACAGCCTGCAATTATCGGATTGCAGTTCCCAGAGGGATTTAAAAGACGTGCACCTGCAATTGCATCACAGATAAGTGAAGCTACAGGTGTTGACATACTGATATCTGCAAACCCCTGTTACGGGGCATGCGATCTTGATGTTGCCATCCTTGACAATGTTGACCTTTTGTTCCATTTCGGCCATGCTCAGCTGGATGATAACAAATACAGTGAGAAGGTCATTTTTATCGAAACACGCTCTGATACAGACGTGACGGAAGTCGTCAGGAAAGCTGTTCCTGAACTAACCGGAAAACGTGTCGGAGTGCTTACCACAGTGCAGCATATACAGAAGCTTCCGGATGTTTGCGACATCCTTGAATCCGAAGGAAAGGAATGCCTGATAGGGAGAGGAGATAGTAAGATAGCCTATGCAGGGCAGGTTCTCGGATGTAATTTCTCAGTTGCTGACGGGCTTGACTGTGACGAGTTCCTTTACATCGGTACCGGACAGTTTCACCCCCTTGGCGTTTCACTTGCTACCGGTAAAAGGGTATTGATCGCAGATCCTTTCTCAAATGAGGTGCGTGAGGTAGACCCAAGAAAAATACTGAAGCAGCGCAGTGCGGTCATTGCCAATTCACTGGATGCGGAAACCTTCGGGATACTTGTGTCAACAAAACCCGGGCAGGACAGGATGCCACTTGCCAGGCAATTGAAAGAGCTTGCTGAGAAGAAAGGCAAGACAGCTTACATACTTACAATGGACCTGATAACACCTGACCAGATGCTGCAGTTCAAGGTGGATGCTTTTGTGAGCACCGCCTGTCCAAGACTTGCAATTGACGAGGTTGGCAGGTTCTCTGCGCCTATGCTCACCCCGCAGGAGTTCGAGATCGTGGTCGGAGAGCGCGAGTGGGAAAATATGGCTTTTGATGAGATAAGGGGAGAGTAA
- a CDS encoding exosome complex RNA-binding protein Csl4: MAEKKTGEREQSRAPKRESAPRKDSRDSRRDNRDSKRDSRGPRKDNRDSRKDNRGRSRPKQEPEPEPEVEELEHISAEEKTFVLPGDLIGTTEEFEGGDNTFTVRGDIHSLATGHVMVNKKRRKITVKPTTSVPPTIGRGDVVVGTIMNVRDSMALVQIGAIKGNDDREFINPGIAAIHVSNVKESYVKEMSQEFAVSDVVKAKIINTDNMRMTTAGDDLGVMTATCSNCGTTLNLDGEKLKCPECGHIESRKLSSGYGTGII; this comes from the coding sequence GTGGCAGAGAAAAAGACCGGGGAGAGGGAACAGAGCAGGGCTCCTAAGAGAGAAAGCGCGCCCCGTAAAGACAGCAGAGATTCCAGAAGGGATAACAGAGATTCCAAAAGGGACAGCAGAGGACCCAGGAAGGATAACAGAGACTCCAGGAAAGACAACAGGGGGAGATCCAGACCTAAACAGGAACCAGAGCCTGAACCTGAAGTTGAGGAGCTTGAACACATATCTGCTGAAGAGAAGACCTTTGTACTGCCAGGAGACCTTATCGGCACTACAGAAGAGTTCGAAGGCGGAGACAACACATTTACAGTCAGGGGAGATATCCACTCACTAGCTACCGGACATGTAATGGTCAACAAGAAACGCAGGAAGATCACTGTCAAACCAACCACAAGCGTACCTCCAACTATTGGAAGAGGAGATGTTGTCGTTGGAACGATCATGAACGTGCGCGATTCCATGGCACTTGTGCAGATCGGCGCTATCAAAGGAAACGATGACCGTGAGTTCATCAATCCGGGTATCGCAGCTATCCACGTGTCCAATGTGAAGGAATCATACGTCAAGGAAATGTCACAGGAGTTCGCGGTTTCAGATGTTGTAAAGGCAAAGATCATCAACACTGACAACATGAGGATGACAACTGCCGGCGATGACCTTGGAGTTATGACCGCAACATGTTCAAATTGTGGCACCACACTTAATCTCGATGGCGAAAAACTGAAATGCCCTGAGTGCGGACATATTGAATCACGCAAGTTGTCTTCAGGCTACGGCACAGGTATAATTTGA
- a CDS encoding aminotransferase class V-fold PLP-dependent enzyme, whose amino-acid sequence MTDFAKDFPILSQKVYGKRLVYLDNAATTQKPDSVIDTMSDFYKTEYSNIHRGLHYLSEVSSEKYEEARKKVSDFIGARDPSEVTFTSGTTGSINQVARSLEPSLRGNEVLVTGVEHHSNIVPWQLAGAKVKAIPMDEDCKSLLDSMEITNKTKLIAIAHVSNVLGSVNEIKEITEIAEDHDIPVLVDAAQSIQHLPIDVKDIDCDFLAFSGHKMYASTGVGVLYTSNRFSDIMPAIGGGGMIDKVTFEETTYLAPPLRFEAGTPDIAGAISIGAAIDHMQKIGMNKIKDHEHEVYSYARDKLLEMDNVTVYGNTSQMCGAVSFNLDNIHHYDTGLILDKMGVAVRTGHHCAQPLMRSLGIEGTVRASFALYNTKEDVDMLIEGINKVEMMYK is encoded by the coding sequence ATGACCGATTTTGCAAAAGATTTCCCGATACTTTCACAGAAGGTGTACGGTAAAAGGCTTGTCTATCTTGATAACGCGGCAACGACCCAGAAACCGGACTCTGTGATCGACACGATGTCTGATTTCTACAAGACGGAATACAGTAACATCCACAGGGGCCTGCATTACCTGAGCGAAGTCTCAAGTGAGAAGTATGAGGAAGCTCGGAAAAAAGTAAGCGACTTCATCGGTGCCCGCGACCCCAGTGAGGTGACATTCACTTCCGGAACAACCGGCTCCATTAATCAGGTCGCACGGTCGCTTGAACCTTCCTTAAGGGGAAACGAAGTTCTGGTAACCGGAGTGGAACACCACTCGAATATCGTACCGTGGCAGCTTGCAGGAGCAAAAGTAAAAGCAATTCCCATGGATGAAGATTGCAAATCGCTGCTTGACTCAATGGAGATCACGAACAAAACAAAATTGATAGCCATCGCACATGTCTCAAATGTTCTTGGTTCTGTAAATGAGATCAAAGAGATCACTGAAATTGCAGAGGATCACGACATCCCGGTACTGGTGGATGCAGCCCAGTCAATACAGCATCTGCCTATTGATGTGAAAGACATCGACTGCGACTTTCTGGCATTCTCAGGCCATAAGATGTATGCATCCACCGGAGTCGGAGTGCTTTATACAAGCAATCGCTTCAGTGACATCATGCCGGCAATAGGCGGAGGAGGCATGATCGATAAGGTAACCTTTGAAGAAACAACATACCTGGCCCCCCCTTTGAGATTTGAAGCCGGCACTCCGGACATCGCCGGAGCAATAAGTATCGGTGCAGCAATTGATCACATGCAAAAAATAGGCATGAACAAAATAAAAGATCATGAGCATGAGGTCTATTCTTACGCAAGGGACAAACTGCTGGAAATGGATAATGTGACAGTTTATGGAAATACTAGCCAGATGTGCGGAGCTGTTTCATTCAACCTGGACAACATTCACCATTATGATACAGGATTGATACTGGACAAGATGGGGGTTGCCGTCAGGACCGGGCATCATTGCGCTCAGCCATTGATGAGATCACTCGGTATCGAAGGCACGGTCAGAGCAAGTTTTGCATTGTACAACACAAAAGAAGATGTTGACATGCTGATCGAAGGGATAAACAAAGTAGAGATGATGTACAAGTGA
- a CDS encoding VWA domain-containing protein, which produces MKDKSAAIRMRKELDRDYDIKVFNPGRPVLSIRLPLEELSQISGENTLAVHDELLSKTETFHPEDIEDVFIISDNDHVVVDPISFFSSINEEVSASKAPAEELKDETDSLPIADPIEIMNIEVTEEIEECSNENIQVHLVPTEYEPCVESGPRRTRKKAPVLVKKTNNSSSSNDEIKAVARAPETALQTVSKDTMLTEVQQPEEKQKDEKVQADPDASRSEAKTPSLKEKTANDEKKDPLEDEKVVSKILTDFARNKQKKKVVSGRLKSGRRAEVLTKSKRGRYVRYRMPGDKITDIAIAPTIRAAAHHAVDGKIVVKKSDIREKIRRRRISTLINIVFDTSGSMDESEKIKITTDVVLALLKDAYQRRDRVSLVTYSGRSAELVLPFTSSVEAAKRYLEMVPFGGTTPMASGMLTGLETLLQEVKREPAAVPIMILVTDGTANVPMHLGGNIKRELMQVCRRVADHKVNMLVVDISNSGSVLAEGLAEVAGGRYYHPVLLSKETLYSAIKEERDDLTDIASSASPEVMRT; this is translated from the coding sequence ATGAAGGATAAATCTGCTGCTATCCGTATGCGAAAAGAACTTGACCGGGATTATGATATAAAGGTCTTCAATCCCGGAAGGCCTGTTCTCAGCATAAGGTTGCCACTGGAGGAACTCTCACAGATCAGCGGAGAGAATACATTAGCAGTGCATGATGAATTGCTTTCCAAGACTGAAACATTTCATCCGGAAGATATAGAAGACGTTTTTATTATTTCGGACAATGACCATGTTGTTGTAGACCCCATATCTTTTTTCAGTTCAATTAATGAGGAGGTCAGCGCTTCGAAAGCTCCTGCTGAAGAACTAAAAGACGAAACTGATTCCCTACCCATTGCTGACCCGATCGAAATTATGAACATCGAGGTTACCGAAGAGATCGAAGAATGCAGTAATGAAAACATCCAGGTTCATCTTGTTCCAACAGAATACGAACCATGTGTTGAGAGCGGACCGCGAAGGACAAGGAAAAAGGCTCCGGTACTTGTCAAAAAGACAAACAATAGTAGCAGCAGTAACGATGAAATAAAGGCCGTGGCAAGGGCTCCCGAGACCGCATTACAAACCGTTTCTAAAGACACTATGCTGACCGAGGTCCAGCAGCCGGAAGAGAAACAAAAGGATGAGAAAGTACAGGCTGATCCGGATGCAAGCAGGTCAGAAGCAAAAACCCCTTCATTAAAAGAAAAAACTGCAAACGACGAGAAGAAAGATCCTTTAGAGGATGAGAAGGTCGTTAGCAAGATACTCACCGATTTTGCTAGGAACAAACAAAAGAAGAAGGTCGTTTCGGGAAGGCTAAAATCCGGCAGGCGTGCGGAAGTGCTCACCAAAAGCAAGCGTGGCAGATATGTAAGATACAGGATGCCGGGTGACAAGATCACGGATATTGCTATTGCTCCCACAATCCGTGCAGCAGCACATCATGCTGTGGACGGGAAGATCGTCGTTAAAAAGAGCGATATCCGGGAGAAGATCAGGCGAAGGAGAATATCCACGCTCATTAACATCGTCTTTGATACGTCCGGCTCCATGGATGAGAGCGAGAAGATAAAGATCACAACAGATGTTGTCCTTGCATTGCTGAAAGATGCATACCAGAGAAGGGACCGTGTCTCACTGGTCACCTACAGCGGAAGGTCAGCAGAACTTGTGCTGCCTTTCACATCGTCGGTGGAAGCTGCAAAGAGGTATCTGGAAATGGTCCCGTTCGGAGGCACGACCCCAATGGCATCAGGAATGCTTACCGGGCTTGAGACACTGCTTCAGGAGGTTAAGCGAGAACCTGCTGCAGTTCCTATTATGATACTTGTCACAGATGGTACGGCAAACGTCCCGATGCACCTTGGAGGCAACATCAAACGGGAACTTATGCAGGTGTGCAGGCGGGTCGCAGACCACAAGGTCAACATGCTGGTAGTTGATATCAGCAATAGTGGCAGCGTACTTGCCGAAGGTCTGGCAGAGGTTGCCGGTGGCAGGTATTACCATCCAGTACTTTTAAGTAAGGAAACACTTTATTCTGCAATAAAAGAGGAACGTGACGATCTGACGGATATTGCATCTTCTGCTTCGCCTGAAGTGATGAGAACATGA
- a CDS encoding phosphate-starvation-inducible PsiE family protein, giving the protein MIDNTKVFRKIIDSITTIVLYLLLLTLVVGMAKTLLDLRFTVFTSLDVGFNHMVSSVLTIFILIDLFNTFVDYHEHERIKLTYVTDATILIVMREIAVGMYAKEFEAGFIFALAALIMVLGIVRVLAIRYSPEDMHDIVPSFMTGKQKETGNK; this is encoded by the coding sequence ATGATAGACAATACAAAAGTATTCAGAAAAATAATCGATTCAATAACGACCATCGTCCTGTATCTTCTTCTCCTGACGTTGGTCGTCGGAATGGCAAAGACCCTGTTGGACTTGAGGTTCACCGTTTTTACATCCCTGGATGTTGGTTTCAATCACATGGTCTCCAGCGTGCTCACGATCTTCATACTGATCGACCTGTTCAACACCTTTGTAGATTACCACGAGCATGAGCGCATCAAACTGACATACGTTACTGATGCCACCATCCTGATCGTGATGCGTGAGATCGCTGTGGGGATGTATGCAAAGGAGTTCGAAGCCGGATTCATCTTTGCCCTTGCAGCTCTTATAATGGTACTGGGGATCGTGCGTGTGCTTGCCATCAGATATTCTCCTGAGGACATGCATGATATTGTACCGTCATTTATGACCGGGAAGCAAAAAGAAACAGGAAATAAATGA
- the pscS gene encoding O-phospho-L-seryl-tRNA:Cys-tRNA synthase, with translation MTLDDASLQKFGFIERPAKGLINIDPLQTGGILTEDARRALVEWGDGYSICDNCGGVLDLIKKPPVQEFVHNALPEFLGVDEARVTHGARESKFAVMHAVAQEGDTVVMDGLAHYSSVVAAQRARLEIRKVPSTERPDYYIDPEGYGTAIEETISETGKAPALALLTYPDGNYGNLADAKKIASVCHEYDVPLLLNCAYSVGRMPVNGKELGVDFIAGSGHKSMASCGPIGVLGVNGDYAETVFRKSPTNKNKEIELLGCTARSATLMTMIGSFPEVVKRTRNWDNEVAEARWFSEKLENLGLIQMGQRPHNHDLMFFEAPNLYEISTKVKKGRYFLYKELKARNIHGIKAGLTKFFKLSTFGVGRENLSFIADSFDEIIQKYE, from the coding sequence ATGACACTTGATGATGCATCATTACAGAAATTTGGATTTATCGAACGCCCAGCCAAGGGTCTGATCAATATCGACCCCCTGCAGACCGGAGGAATACTGACAGAGGATGCCAGACGCGCACTTGTCGAATGGGGAGATGGTTATTCCATCTGCGACAACTGTGGCGGCGTCCTTGACCTTATCAAGAAGCCACCGGTGCAGGAATTCGTGCACAACGCCCTCCCGGAGTTCCTGGGTGTGGACGAAGCACGAGTCACCCACGGCGCTCGTGAGTCAAAGTTCGCTGTGATGCACGCAGTGGCACAGGAAGGCGACACCGTCGTTATGGACGGCCTTGCACACTACTCTTCAGTGGTAGCAGCACAACGTGCCCGCCTGGAGATCAGAAAGGTACCATCCACCGAACGCCCGGACTACTACATCGACCCTGAAGGCTACGGTACAGCTATCGAGGAGACCATCAGCGAGACCGGTAAGGCTCCCGCACTGGCACTCCTGACATACCCGGACGGAAATTACGGTAACCTTGCAGATGCTAAAAAGATCGCATCAGTCTGCCACGAGTACGACGTCCCTCTGCTCCTCAACTGCGCATACTCAGTGGGAAGAATGCCTGTAAACGGGAAGGAACTGGGCGTGGACTTCATCGCAGGAAGCGGACACAAGTCCATGGCAAGCTGCGGACCTATCGGAGTCCTCGGTGTCAACGGCGACTATGCCGAGACAGTGTTCAGGAAATCCCCCACCAACAAGAACAAGGAAATAGAGCTTCTTGGCTGCACAGCCCGCAGTGCTACCCTGATGACCATGATAGGATCATTCCCCGAGGTCGTCAAACGTACCCGCAACTGGGACAACGAGGTAGCAGAAGCCCGCTGGTTCTCCGAAAAGCTCGAGAACTTAGGCCTCATCCAGATGGGACAAAGACCCCACAACCACGACCTCATGTTCTTCGAGGCCCCCAACCTCTACGAGATCTCCACAAAGGTCAAAAAAGGAAGATACTTCCTCTACAAAGAGCTCAAGGCACGAAACATCCACGGCATCAAGGCCGGCCTCACCAAATTCTTCAAGCTCAGCACCTTCGGAGTCGGCAGGGAAAATCTCTCCTTCATCGCAGACTCCTTCGACGAGATCATCCAGAAATACGAGTGA
- a CDS encoding metal-dependent hydrolase — MPYPVAHVMFFVFCICAIAVYTTLVALLRRDISYREIGHILLLLLTGGFFALYPDIMAVYNLIVNGTLAHCYIGAIPTHSLLFSSSAILIGAIIGYVLYRKPGKALYTGLFAFSASLSHLLLDDLEGTGIHYLYPISSREINLFSYIGIGFTRDDLVHSLLAAHAPIVFIFVVMMLALLALSHLGFEFRYHFKK; from the coding sequence ATGCCATATCCAGTTGCGCATGTTATGTTCTTCGTATTCTGTATCTGTGCAATAGCAGTCTATACTACCCTTGTGGCGCTCCTTCGCAGAGATATCTCATACCGAGAAATAGGCCATATACTGTTACTGCTACTGACCGGAGGATTCTTTGCACTGTACCCGGACATAATGGCTGTATACAATCTCATTGTAAATGGTACTCTGGCACACTGCTATATTGGAGCGATACCAACTCACTCCCTACTGTTCAGCTCCTCTGCGATCCTTATTGGAGCAATTATTGGATATGTGCTATATCGGAAACCGGGCAAGGCATTGTATACGGGCCTTTTTGCATTTTCTGCATCCCTCTCACATCTGTTACTAGATGATCTTGAAGGAACTGGGATACATTATTTATATCCAATATCCAGTCGGGAGATTAATTTGTTCTCATACATTGGCATAGGATTCACAAGGGACGATCTCGTTCATTCCCTGCTTGCAGCCCATGCACCGATCGTCTTTATCTTTGTTGTGATGATGCTGGCATTGCTTGCTTTGAGTCACCTTGGCTTTGAGTTCAGGTATCACTTCAAAAAGTGA
- a CDS encoding rhodanese-like domain-containing protein, with translation MGEIITEDLAENLHDYKVIDIRPIDAYNGWKERGETRGGHIKGAKTLPYKWLHYIDWIEIVMNKGIMPEDHLVIYGYDPQKAEEVARQFGKAGYPDVTVYNSFFEWAEKDLPMEHLARYRQLVSADWLDQLITTNDAPEYDNNKFVLCHSHYRNPEDYEIGHIPGAIAIDTNSLESEVTWNRRSPEELKETLENAGITHDTTVILYGRFSAPSYDDPFPGSSAGHLGAMRCAFIMLYAGVKDVRILNGGLQSWLDSGYDITKEPARNDRVSFGIEIPHKPEIMVDLEEAKEILASPDRNLVCIRSWWEYIGEVSGYHYIEAKGRIPGAVYGDCGTDAYHMENYRNLDHTIREAQETAEIWEKIGISPEKRNAFYCGTGWRGSEAFFNAWLMGWDKAAVYDGGWFEWSNNDLPFETGVPEQ, from the coding sequence ATGGGGGAAATTATAACTGAAGATTTAGCTGAAAACTTGCATGATTATAAGGTAATCGATATCAGACCTATTGATGCCTATAATGGATGGAAGGAGCGGGGAGAGACAAGAGGCGGGCACATAAAGGGTGCGAAAACGCTGCCTTACAAATGGTTACACTATATCGACTGGATAGAGATCGTCATGAACAAGGGGATCATGCCGGAGGATCATCTGGTCATCTATGGGTATGATCCACAGAAGGCAGAAGAGGTGGCAAGGCAATTTGGGAAAGCCGGCTACCCTGATGTGACCGTTTACAACTCATTTTTTGAATGGGCGGAAAAGGATCTGCCAATGGAGCATCTTGCAAGATATCGTCAGCTGGTCTCGGCGGATTGGCTCGATCAGTTGATCACTACAAATGATGCACCGGAATATGACAATAATAAGTTCGTGTTATGTCATTCTCACTACAGGAACCCTGAGGATTATGAGATCGGTCACATTCCGGGAGCAATAGCCATTGACACCAATTCCCTTGAATCCGAGGTGACATGGAATCGGCGATCTCCGGAAGAGCTGAAGGAAACACTGGAGAATGCAGGGATCACGCATGACACCACGGTCATCCTCTATGGAAGATTCTCTGCACCAAGTTATGATGATCCGTTTCCGGGGAGCAGCGCGGGGCATCTGGGTGCAATGAGATGCGCATTCATCATGCTTTACGCCGGTGTAAAGGATGTTCGCATACTGAACGGTGGACTTCAGTCATGGCTTGATTCAGGTTATGATATCACCAAGGAGCCTGCCAGGAATGACAGAGTATCCTTTGGAATTGAAATTCCTCATAAACCGGAAATTATGGTTGATCTTGAAGAAGCAAAAGAGATCCTTGCATCTCCTGACAGGAACCTGGTGTGCATCAGAAGCTGGTGGGAATACATCGGGGAAGTAAGCGGTTATCACTATATCGAAGCGAAAGGAAGGATACCGGGAGCGGTATACGGGGATTGTGGGACAGATGCTTACCACATGGAAAACTACAGGAATCTCGATCACACCATCCGAGAAGCCCAGGAAACTGCAGAGATCTGGGAGAAGATCGGAATTAGCCCTGAAAAGCGCAATGCATTCTACTGTGGTACGGGCTGGAGGGGCAGTGAAGCCTTCTTTAACGCATGGCTCATGGGCTGGGACAAAGCAGCAGTCTATGATGGCGGATGGTTTGAATGGAGCAACAACGACCTTCCTTTTGAGACAGGGGTACCCGAACAATGA
- a CDS encoding DNA-directed RNA polymerase subunit L, giving the protein MELKILEKSEDEMKLEIAGESHTLLNMLKIILLEDDRVHTASYDMKHVTISDPVLFVKTENADPIDVVKDAVATLITECDEFISVFNKAVA; this is encoded by the coding sequence ATGGAACTTAAGATCTTAGAGAAATCAGAAGATGAAATGAAACTTGAGATAGCAGGAGAAAGCCATACCCTCCTGAATATGCTCAAGATCATTCTTCTTGAGGACGATCGTGTCCATACGGCATCATATGACATGAAACACGTTACGATCAGTGACCCGGTCCTATTCGTCAAGACCGAGAATGCTGATCCTATAGATGTTGTCAAGGATGCTGTTGCAACACTTATCACAGAGTGCGACGAGTTCATCTCAGTCTTTAACAAGGCTGTTGCATGA
- a CDS encoding SufE family protein — translation MNDAIQDEIIEQFEGLEWFDKYGLLISFAKELEPMSEEFKTEDNAISGCQSKVWIRSHTEDGKLIFDLDSDAMITKGIISLVAKVVNNRPPQEILNADLYFIDKIGLKSNLSPARSNGLESIITRIKEVAKEEADSNT, via the coding sequence GTGAACGATGCTATCCAGGATGAGATCATAGAACAATTTGAAGGCCTTGAATGGTTTGACAAATATGGGCTCCTCATCTCTTTTGCCAAAGAGCTCGAACCCATGAGTGAAGAATTTAAGACCGAAGACAATGCGATAAGCGGATGCCAGTCCAAGGTCTGGATCAGAAGCCATACTGAAGATGGCAAATTGATCTTTGATCTCGATAGCGATGCGATGATAACGAAAGGGATCATTTCCCTTGTAGCTAAAGTGGTGAACAATCGCCCTCCTCAGGAGATATTGAATGCTGACCTGTATTTCATTGATAAGATCGGATTAAAGTCAAACCTCTCACCTGCGAGATCGAACGGACTGGAGTCGATCATCACCAGAATAAAAGAGGTAGCTAAAGAAGAGGCTGATTCGAACACTTAA
- the hpt gene encoding hypoxanthine/guanine phosphoribosyltransferase, whose amino-acid sequence MLEVLQESLRKAPIVNRGEYPYFIHPISDGVPSLEPELLDEIAEHMISIAGTDYDRIVSIEAMGIPLATTLSLKTGIPLSIIRKRQYGLEGEVILSQSTGYSKGELYINGVNKGEKVLVVDDVISTGGTLKALLPALEKMGAQITNVIVVISRGDGAIQMRDMGYEINTLVKIDVDQNGVSILEVAGEQQ is encoded by the coding sequence ATGTTAGAAGTTCTTCAGGAATCACTCCGGAAAGCACCTATTGTGAACAGAGGCGAATACCCTTATTTTATTCACCCGATATCAGACGGCGTACCATCACTCGAGCCCGAACTGCTCGATGAGATCGCTGAACACATGATCAGCATCGCAGGTACCGATTACGACAGGATAGTCTCTATCGAGGCAATGGGAATTCCCCTTGCAACTACCCTGTCCCTGAAGACCGGCATCCCGTTATCGATCATAAGGAAGAGGCAATACGGCCTCGAAGGAGAGGTTATCCTTTCCCAGAGCACCGGCTACTCAAAGGGAGAGCTTTACATCAATGGTGTGAACAAGGGCGAAAAGGTGCTTGTGGTCGATGATGTGATCAGCACCGGAGGTACATTAAAAGCACTTCTGCCGGCCCTTGAGAAGATGGGAGCACAGATCACAAACGTGATCGTTGTTATCAGCAGGGGCGATGGTGCCATTCAGATGCGTGATATGGGCTATGAGATCAACACCCTGGTCAAGATAGATGTTGACCAGAACGGGGTCTCAATTCTGGAGGTGGCTGGTGAGCAGCAGTGA
- a CDS encoding tetratricopeptide repeat protein, translated as MAIRTYKDLLTNIGEKYRSCCLETYKNLGIVYHDLANIQDKNQDKKKYLNLAIKTYEDALENADDEEYPIECAMTLKNLGIAYHDLADIKDYEYHIEKAIDAYKKYTCVCRKNGYISDDYLLIVGRIGDALHKLDEIRNKTNIAQPKQTNSSYLH; from the coding sequence TTGGCCATCAGGACTTATAAAGATCTTCTTACAAATATTGGGGAAAAATACAGAAGTTGTTGTTTGGAAACCTACAAAAACCTTGGAATTGTATATCACGACTTAGCTAATATACAAGATAAAAATCAAGATAAGAAGAAATATCTTAATTTGGCCATCAAGACTTATGAAGATGCCTTAGAAAATGCAGATGATGAAGAATATCCAATCGAATGTGCAATGACTCTAAAAAATCTTGGAATTGCATATCATGACTTAGCTGACATAAAAGATTATGAATACCACATTGAAAAAGCTATCGACGCCTACAAAAAATACACATGTGTTTGTAGAAAAAATGGATATATAAGTGACGATTACTTACTGATTGTAGGCAGAATTGGAGATGCACTTCATAAATTAGATGAGATTCGAAACAAAACTAATATTGCACAACCTAAACAAACCAATTCGTCATATTTGCATTAA
- a CDS encoding METTL5 family protein: MKQRKLEILLEKVRSFDSPDVTLEQYSTPSVLAAELLHFAFMKGDLDDTVYDLGCGTGMLAIGAKLLGAKRVVGFDSDPAALDIARENAEKLGVEVEFECLDVRQVRGHAHTVVMNPPFGAQVKGSDRPFLSTAMKVGDVTYSIHNSGSLAFVKKFIEPAIITEWYNTGFPIKRTFKFHKKDVERIEVEIYRITKVSDQDS; encoded by the coding sequence ATGAAACAACGCAAGCTGGAGATACTTCTTGAGAAGGTAAGAAGTTTTGACTCCCCGGATGTCACACTTGAACAATATTCAACTCCATCCGTACTTGCTGCGGAACTTCTTCATTTCGCATTCATGAAAGGCGACCTTGATGACACTGTCTACGACCTGGGCTGCGGCACAGGGATGCTGGCAATTGGTGCTAAGCTCCTTGGTGCAAAAAGGGTCGTCGGCTTTGATTCCGATCCTGCTGCCCTTGATATTGCAAGGGAGAACGCAGAAAAGCTCGGAGTCGAGGTGGAATTTGAATGTCTTGATGTAAGACAGGTCAGGGGACATGCACATACCGTTGTGATGAACCCGCCATTCGGAGCACAGGTCAAGGGAAGCGACAGGCCGTTCCTTTCAACTGCCATGAAGGTAGGAGATGTTACGTATTCCATACATAATAGTGGAAGTCTGGCCTTTGTCAAAAAATTTATAGAACCTGCTATAATAACAGAATGGTATAATACAGGGTTTCCAATAAAACGAACCTTTAAATTCCATAAAAAAGATGTAGAAAGAATTGAGGTAGAAATATACAGGATAACAAAGGTAAGTGACCAGGACAGTTGA